A genomic window from Antedon mediterranea chromosome 4, ecAntMedi1.1, whole genome shotgun sequence includes:
- the LOC140047701 gene encoding uncharacterized protein has protein sequence MLKTTDDDTELMENVNSLRRRLMETEKNLHRLQTPPKHGQNRYRFSGDTEYSDDPVPPLTIEDLTPESSTDLVSRTKGYRPRMAKTSSHHLDGSKPSFSLHKGSSKSGGRISLPLKDFDNEALRIKLQAQREENAQLILQNHSLLSQLEDTSYQLHSTQEKVQIVNVFVGQLPFNSVSVELDSTRDSVPKLKQQVSSLKEELSTYDSALRSTEQRLNESHHYHAEKDKHFDQVKTELIEVKDHLAEEMLRRESVQNQNEEVQKNLEDLNDQLEKYRFKTQQKLQKHQSSEDHLRESLLHCDKEREELLYKTTSLEEQLQDLSEEITRLRKVDSVEKPALFSRNKELETSLSQQSQLINQLERNLESSVHDREELQELTSRQNQRLAESQREVEQSHQQLSQLEKIIQTLQTKQEKSSVQGEYYHPKASSPTNSIKSIPETLLSSISVDMDAYQGTNLSYKAQVDDLKMKLSMKEAEVYSLNSARQQEEARLNDSGVMDGLRSELMAIVEKSKQGDRKAHELETIVRKLEDDRRRIKSEIFMLRDQLADSDARNTALKARITQRNAQVVELQNDLEEKQGEFVSVQRTVCFIFVVKLKKKSNQLELVEKDLDDKSTALGHHIATVENLKDELDQTKQECRNYKNLMDERNTELDDVTQSIDKIKDLNAEQCHELEKQIEMLQNLCDDRLQQVDASQQSICLLRNELDIKNSEIQDLSNKLFSNNKELSTKLTDQQEAWETLRSRAAQDSNKVAQLEGALIICKEQFQKCVEQLDEQTNEYEKEMTGKIKEIIHLLICNYQIETLKKLVQDLKSDMADKEDEVTGLHQSLNERQQMLAQSSNRISDLEDRESQLEKQISDLEKELSQFESSAEKDADALEKKLHRACCDLEERTTQVAKLTYDVRQLKCELEDKEKHIEHLVETTQQVKKDSENQTQKKQDLEQELSQANESIQIYQQKIKDLEHNQETTETDLLQFKNRATEMDSELRRAQGQLHEAFEQLANLQDNLQRSKSNAKSHEDQANKLGLSLRQSHDELKVKEKDIEQLDEALKSRQRDLQQRAAQLSQLNSVIKMHQGEMEQRILVLQSELSRAQADVQHRNKQIENLDDTVNDQKAQLKDKALQILQLEQDIKQQQKEMSKKSSRVTDLEKQARDLQAMLNDQKQDVCGQTQELRLTREQMQRQEINLAEVKRQMADVEREKNRIERELEEMVNLCESKDSNNIRLAEEAGAAKARETSVHSKLLAELEGTKKQLLEERTEMERQLTQLQESYSELLASKNQQEATHKVQVQQMQELETKWLEEIRLAEDHITSLDNELKARKEVINAANEAIVIKEAEVARLSAKVSGYERAAFARSPSHNMTASSRLSIDFGQDMAHSPRKRSSSDFFLSNLGSDMRFSGASSLAFPFRESSMFNSTATHTPHKKDRDFYKSQSLDLSSPTYHSIAGDLALSGRKQTGIIKKEYPDQNQYVDTEYIFKRAKDNQVIGERDLSPYMPEESLLGAHDEMPGDHLHLSEDLQTQRKRVIDDGNSSPIVTPLKERLARQRALLAASQKSKSALEPHDFMMNLQERLRNNESRRRQVDRQLFGTEDEFKQDTL, from the exons ATGTTAAAAACAACAGATGATGATACGGAATTGATGGAGAATGTTAATTCTTTACGTAGAAGGTTGATGGAAACCGAGAAGAATCTTCATCGGTTACAAACCCCTCCAAAACATGGACAGAACAG ATACAGATTTAGTGGAGATACAGAATATTCAGATGATCCAGTTCCACCATTAACAATTGAGGATCTTACCCCAGAATCCAGCACTGATTTGGTATCAAGAACTAAAGGTTATCGACCCAggatggcaaaaacatcaagtCATCACCTGGATGGAAGCAAGCCATCATTCTCTTTGCATAAG ggGAGTTCAAAATCAGGAGGAAGAATTTCTTTGCCACTGAAGGATTTTGATAATGAGGCTCTTCGAATTAAGCTGCAAGCTCAGAGAGAAGAGAATGCACAGTTGATCTTGCAGAATCATAGTCTTCTAAGTCAGTTAGAAGACACTAGTTATCAACTTCACTCCACACAAGAAAAGGTACAAATTGTGAATGTATTTGTGGGGCAATTACCT ttcaattCAGTTAGTGTTGAACTGGACTCTACAAGAGATTCAGTACCTAAACTGAAACAACAAGTGTCTAGTCTTAAAGAAGAGTTGAGCACATATGACAGCGCCCTCAGATCAACGGAGCAGCGTCTTAATGAGAGTCATCACTATCACGCAgaaaaagataaacattttgatCAGGTTAAAACAGAACTCATTGAAGTAAAAGATCATCTAGCAGAAGAAATGTTGAGAAGAGAAAG TGTTCAGAATCAAAATGAGGAAGTTCAAAAGAACCTAGAAGATTTAAATGATCAACTGGAAAAATACAGGTTTAAAACTCAACAGAAGTTACAAAAG CATCAGAGCAGTGAAGATCATTTACGAGAAAGTCTCTTACATTGTGATAAAGAACGGGAAGAACTCCTTTACAAGACAACAAGTCTTGAAGAGCAATTGCAAGACCTTAGTGAAGAAATTAC AAGGCTTAGAAAGGTGGATAGTGTTGAGAAACCAGCTCTGTTTTCGCGAAACAAAGAACTCGAGACAAGTCTATCACAACAATCACAGCTGATCAATCAACTTGAGAGGAATTTGGAGAGCAGTGTACATGACAGAGAAGAGCTTCAAGAACTGACGTCAAGGCAGAACCAAAGATTGGCAGAATCACAGAGGGAGGTAGAGCAAAGCCACCAACAGCTTAGTCAGttagaaaaaataattcaaacacTACAAACAAAACAG GAAAAATCTTCAGTTCAAGGTGAATATTACCATCCAAAAGCAAGCAGTCCTACTAATAGCATCAAATCAATCCCAGAAACCCTTCTATCAAGTATATCTGTTGACATGGATGCATACCAAGGAACCAATTTATCATATAAAGCACAGGTTGATGATCTTAA AATGAAGCTGTCAATGAAAGAAGCAGAGGTTTATTCGTTGAATTCTGCAAGACAACAAGAAGAGGCCAGACTTAATGATTCAGGCGTGATGGACGGGCTTAGGTCTGAACTTATGGCAATCGTTGAGAAAAGTAAACAAG GAGACAGAAAAGCACATGAGTTAGAAACCATCGTTCGTAAACTTGAGGATGATAGGAGGCGCATCAAATCGGAAATATTCATGTTGCGTGACCAGCTGGCTGATAGCGATGCAAGGAATACTGCTCTCAAAGCACGCATTACCCAGCGTAATGCTCAAGTTGTTGAGCTGCAAAATGATCTTGAGGAAAAACAAGGAGAATTTGTTTCTGTCCAGAGAAcggtttgttttatttttgttgtaaag CTTAAAAAGAAGTCAAATCAACTTGAACTTGTTGAGAAAGATTTGGATGACAAGAGTACCGCACTAGGACATCACATTGCTACTGTTGAAAATCTAAAAGACGAACTTGATCAAACTAAACAGGAATGCAGAAATTACAAG AATTTAATGGATGAAAGAAATACAGAACTAGATGATGTAACACAAAGCATTGATAAAATAAAGGATTTAAATGCTGAGCAATGTCATGAACtagaaaaacaaattgaaatg CTTCAGAATCTGTGTGATGACAGGCTTCAGCAAGTTGATGCTTCTCAACAAAGTATATGCTTACTGAGAAATGAACTTGATATCAAGAATTCTGAAATTCAAGATCTTAGCAATAAATTATTCTCAAACAATAAG GAACTAAGCACAAAACTTACTGATCAGCAAGAAGCCTGGGAAACATTAAGGAGCAGGGCTGCTCAAGATAGCAACAAAGTGGCACAGCTAGAAGGCGCCCTCATTATATGCAAAGAACAGTTTCAAAAATGTGTAGAGCAACTTGATGAGCAGACTAATGAATATGAGAAAGAAATGACAGGAAAAATAAAAGAG ATCATTCATTTGTTAATATGTAATTATCAGATTGAGACCCTTAAAAAATTGGTGCAAGATTTAAAGAGTGATATGGCTGATAAAGAAGACGAGGTTACAGGACTTCACCAGTCATTGAATGAAAGACAACAAATGCTGGCACAGAGCAGCAACCGCATCAGTGATCTAGAAGATAGAGAAAGTCAACTGGAAAAACAG ATTTCTGATCTAGAAAAAGAGTTAAGTCAATTTGAGAGCAGTGCTGAAAAAGATGCAGATGCGTTAGAGAAGAAGTTACACCGTGCTTGCTGTGATCTCGAAGAGAGAACAACTCAAGTTGCAAAACTAACTTATGATGTTAG ACAGTTGAAATGTGAATTAGAAGACAAAGAGAAACATATAGAACACCTTGTGGAGACTACGCAACAAGTGAAAAAAGATTCAGAGAATCAGACTCAAAAGAAACAAGACTTAGAACAAGAATTAAGCCAAGCAAATGAAAGTATACAGATATATCAACAGAAAA TTAAAGATTTGGAACACAATCAAGAAACTACAGAGACAGATTTATTACAGTTCAAGAACCGAGCAACTGAGATGGATTCAGAGTTACGACGGGCTCAGGGACAGCTGCATGAAGCCTTTGAACAACTCGCTAATCTTCAAGACAACTTGCAAAGAAGTAAATCAAATGCAAAAAGTCATGAGGACCAGGCTAACAAGCTAGGCCTTAGTCTCAG ACAAAGTCATGATGAATTAAAAGTAAAAGAGAAGGACATTGAACAGCTAGATGAAGCTCTGAAGTCAAGACAAAGAGATCTACAACAACGGGCAGCTCag CTTTCACAATTGAACAGTGTCATCAAAATGCATCAGGGGGAAATGGAGCAACGCATCTTAGTGCTACAGTCAGAACTGAGTCGTGCACAAGCTGATGTACAACACAGAAACAAACAG ATTGAAAACTTAGATGACACAGTAAATGATCAAAAAGCTCAACTGAAAGATAAGGCATTACAGATACTGCAACTTGAACAGGATATTAAACAGCAACAAAAAGAAATGTCAAAAAAGAGTAGCAGGGTAACAGATTTAGAAAAG caAGCCCGAGATTTACAAGCTATGCTGAATGATCAGAAACAAGATGTTTGTGGACAAACCCAGGAGCTGCGGTTAACACGAGAGCAAATGCAGCGACAAGAGATCAACTTGGCCGAAGTTAAACGACAAATGGCAGATGTAGAACGTGAAAAG AATCGTATTGAGAGGGAATTGGAAGAGATGGTTAATTTGTGTGAAAGTAAAGATTCCAACAACATAAGATTAGCGGAAGAGGCTGGAGCAGCAAAAGCTAGGGAAACATCTGTGCATTCCAAGTTATTAGCTGAGCTAGAGGGCACAAAGAAACAACTGCTAGAAGAACGAACAGAGATGGAGAGACAG CTAACACAACTGCAAGAAAGCTACTCAGAGCTATTAGCCTCCAAGAATCAACAAGAAGCAACACATAAAGTGCAGGTACAACAGATGCAAGAACTGGAGACTAAGTGGCTGGAGGAAATAAGGCTAGCAGAAGACCACATAACAAGTTTAGACAATGAATTAAAGGCAAGAAAAGAAGTTATCAATGCTGCCAACGAAGCGATTGTCATTAAG GAGGCAGAGGTTGCCAGGTTAAGTGCAAAAGTTTCAGGTTATGAACGAGCAGCATTTGCTCGGTCTCCTAGCCATAACATGACAGCGTCTTCTCGCCTGTCCATTGATTTTGGACAAGACATGGCTCATTCACCCCGTAAACGCAGTTCATCAGACTTTTTTCTCTCCAACCTCGGCAGTGATATGCGGTTCAGTGGTGCAAGTTCACTTGCGTTTCCTTTTAGAGAAAGTAGTATGTTCAATTCAACAGCAACACATACCCCACACAAGAAAGACAGAGATTTCTATAAATCACAATCACTGGATTTGAGTAGCCCTACATATCATTCAATTGCTGGAGATCTTGCTCTATCTGGTAGAAAACAAACAGGTATTATAAAGAAAGAATATCCTGATCAAAATCAATACGTTGACACTgagtatatttttaaaagagCTAAAGATAACCAGGTTATTGGAGAGAGGGATCTGTCTCCCTATATGCCAGAAGAATCCCTTTTAGGTGCTCACGATGAGATGCCAGGCGACCACTTGCATTTAAGTGAAGATTTGCAAACACAGAGGAAGCGAGTAATTGACGACGGTAATTCTTCACCAATTGTGACCCCACTAAAAGAAAGGCTTGCAAGACAGAGAGCATTACTTGCAGCATCACAGAAATCTAAATCTGCATTAGAACCTCACGATTT CATGATGAATCTTCAGGAGCGTCTTAGAAATAATGAAAGCAGAAGAAGACAGGTTGACAGACAGCTATTTGGAACAGAAGATGAATTTAAACAAGATACATTATGA